One window of the Candidatus Izemoplasmatales bacterium genome contains the following:
- a CDS encoding bifunctional UDP-sugar hydrolase/5'-nucleotidase, with translation METARIHIVFTTDVHGQLTPVNFATRGRSSKGLSRLKNFLDGLEGERILIDGGDILQGSPLIDHWIGKTDRGPCPVATVLNRLGYDYVTIGNHEFNYGMDVLSAYTSDLSAQVVCGNVRVHGKQLYPGHAVRTFANGVRIGFVGAVTQAVPSWEKPSNIRGVAFEDAYAMIRREVAEIRDGVDCVVAIYHGGIEKDIPTGLPIGPRTSENEGFKIAKHAGADVILTGHQHRNVIDRVDGRCIVQVTDQASAFALLTLTFAKEDGGWRFDGCEAETRSLSDFESDPDIEDLLSDLTKETDVVLDRVLLHLRGTGLVVRDPFTARRDNHPLFRLLNQAQLWRSGAMLSSASLPNAVPGLKAKVTMRDIAATFIYPNSLMVLEIDGRRLKAALEKTAEYFALGTDGDVVINPAHFRPKIEHYNYDVFAGIAYTIDVSRPQGSRISELRYRRRPVRDDDVFTIALNNYRAGGGGQYAMFKDAKLLKEITSSTADIVVEYLVAHPDFRSRRSYYPIIRTGTRRD, from the coding sequence ATGGAGACAGCACGGATCCACATCGTTTTCACGACCGACGTCCACGGACAGCTGACGCCGGTCAATTTCGCGACCCGCGGGCGGTCGTCCAAAGGGCTTTCGCGGTTGAAGAACTTCCTCGACGGCCTCGAGGGGGAACGGATCCTGATCGACGGCGGCGACATCCTCCAGGGATCTCCGCTGATCGACCACTGGATCGGGAAGACCGACCGCGGTCCGTGTCCCGTGGCGACGGTGCTCAATCGCCTCGGATACGATTACGTCACGATCGGAAACCACGAATTCAACTACGGGATGGACGTCCTGTCCGCATACACGTCGGATCTCTCGGCGCAGGTCGTCTGCGGAAACGTCCGCGTTCATGGGAAGCAGTTGTATCCGGGGCACGCCGTGCGGACGTTTGCAAACGGCGTCAGGATCGGGTTCGTCGGCGCCGTGACGCAAGCGGTTCCCTCCTGGGAGAAGCCGTCCAACATCCGGGGCGTCGCCTTCGAGGATGCCTATGCGATGATCAGGCGCGAGGTCGCCGAGATCCGCGACGGCGTCGACTGCGTCGTCGCGATCTACCACGGCGGCATCGAGAAGGATATCCCGACCGGATTGCCGATCGGTCCGCGGACGTCGGAGAACGAGGGATTCAAGATCGCCAAGCATGCCGGTGCGGACGTCATCCTCACCGGTCACCAGCACCGCAACGTCATCGACCGCGTCGACGGACGCTGCATCGTCCAGGTCACCGACCAGGCGTCCGCGTTCGCGCTTCTGACCCTGACCTTCGCCAAAGAGGACGGAGGCTGGCGCTTTGACGGATGCGAAGCCGAGACCCGTTCGCTCTCGGACTTCGAATCCGATCCGGACATCGAGGACCTGCTGTCGGATCTGACGAAGGAGACCGACGTCGTCCTCGACCGCGTGCTGCTCCATCTCCGCGGCACCGGTCTCGTCGTGCGCGACCCGTTCACGGCCCGGCGCGACAACCATCCGCTCTTCCGCCTCCTGAACCAGGCGCAACTGTGGCGTTCGGGCGCGATGCTGTCGTCGGCGTCCCTGCCCAACGCCGTGCCCGGACTCAAGGCGAAGGTCACGATGCGCGACATCGCCGCGACCTTCATCTACCCCAATTCGCTCATGGTCCTCGAGATCGACGGCCGGCGGCTGAAAGCCGCGCTCGAGAAGACCGCGGAGTACTTCGCCCTCGGAACGGACGGCGACGTCGTCATCAATCCCGCGCACTTCCGTCCGAAGATCGAGCACTACAACTACGACGTCTTCGCGGGCATCGCGTACACGATCGACGTCTCCCGCCCGCAGGGATCGCGCATCTCCGAACTCCGGTACCGGCGCCGTCCGGTGCGCGACGACGACGTCTTCACGATCGCCCTGAACAACTACCGCGCCGGCGGGGGCGGGCAATACGCGATGTTCAAGGATGCGAAGCTGCTGAAGGAGATCACGAGTTCGACCGCGGACATCGTCGTCGAATACCTCGTCGCCCATCCCGACTTCCGCAGCCGCAGATCCTATTACCCCATCATCAGAACGGGCACACGCCGGGATTGA
- the guaA gene encoding glutamine-hydrolyzing GMP synthase, with amino-acid sequence MGHDRLVVLDFGSQYNQLIVRRIRELGVYAELHPYDVPAAALKAMPGLKGIVLSGGPRSVYEQNAFRCDPDLFTLGVPVLGICYGMQLIADVFGGRVHPSGAKEYGRKELRVLRKGALFVGLPERQSVWMSHGDEVAALPPGFALDAVSESGTPAAVSDEARNVYGVQFHPEVRHTDHGMAVLRNFVFGVCRAEAGWTMAAFAAESIAAIRLKTAGERVLMGISGGVDSSVAAVLIHRAIGSSLTCVFVDHGLLRKGESDEVMSTFRDSYGIDVVRVDASDRFLEKLAGVVDPERKRKIIGAEFVRVFEAAAAAAGDFAFLGQGTLYTDVIESGTKTAQTIKSHHNVGGLPEGMKFMLLEPLDRLFKDEVRALGRELGIAEKIVARQPFPGPGLAIRIVGAITPEKLRIVRDSDAILREEFRNAGLDASVWQYFTALPGVRSVGVMGDQRTYSDAVAIRAVTSADGMTADWARIPYEVLELVSRRIVNEVGGVNRVFYDITSKPPATIEYE; translated from the coding sequence ATGGGACATGACCGCCTCGTCGTGCTCGATTTCGGGAGCCAGTACAACCAGCTGATCGTCCGCCGCATCCGCGAACTCGGCGTCTACGCCGAACTCCATCCGTACGACGTCCCCGCCGCGGCTCTGAAGGCGATGCCTGGGTTGAAGGGGATCGTGCTTTCGGGCGGGCCGCGATCGGTCTACGAGCAAAACGCGTTTCGCTGCGATCCGGATCTCTTCACCCTCGGCGTGCCCGTCCTGGGCATCTGTTACGGGATGCAGCTGATCGCCGACGTCTTCGGCGGTCGGGTCCACCCCTCGGGAGCGAAGGAGTACGGACGGAAGGAACTCCGCGTCCTGCGCAAGGGCGCGCTGTTCGTCGGCCTTCCGGAACGCCAGAGCGTCTGGATGAGCCATGGCGACGAGGTCGCCGCCTTGCCTCCCGGGTTCGCGCTCGACGCCGTCTCCGAATCGGGAACCCCGGCCGCCGTCTCCGATGAAGCACGAAACGTCTATGGCGTCCAGTTTCATCCCGAGGTCCGGCATACCGACCATGGGATGGCCGTCCTGCGGAACTTCGTCTTCGGCGTCTGCCGCGCGGAAGCCGGATGGACGATGGCGGCCTTCGCCGCCGAATCGATCGCCGCGATCCGTCTCAAGACGGCCGGCGAACGGGTTCTCATGGGCATTTCGGGAGGGGTCGATTCCTCGGTGGCGGCGGTCCTGATCCATCGCGCGATCGGTTCCTCGCTCACCTGCGTCTTCGTCGATCACGGCCTCCTCCGCAAGGGCGAGAGCGACGAGGTCATGTCCACTTTCCGCGACTCCTACGGCATCGACGTCGTCCGCGTCGACGCATCCGACCGCTTCCTCGAGAAGCTCGCCGGCGTCGTCGATCCCGAGCGGAAACGCAAGATCATCGGCGCCGAGTTCGTGCGCGTCTTCGAAGCCGCGGCCGCGGCGGCGGGTGACTTCGCCTTCCTCGGCCAGGGAACCCTCTACACCGACGTGATCGAATCGGGAACGAAGACGGCCCAGACGATCAAGTCGCACCATAACGTGGGCGGATTGCCGGAAGGCATGAAGTTTATGCTGCTCGAGCCGCTCGACCGGCTCTTCAAGGACGAGGTCCGGGCGCTCGGACGCGAGCTCGGAATCGCCGAGAAGATCGTCGCCCGCCAGCCGTTCCCCGGTCCGGGACTCGCGATCCGGATCGTCGGCGCAATCACCCCGGAAAAGCTCCGGATCGTGCGCGACAGCGACGCGATCCTCCGCGAAGAATTCCGGAACGCCGGACTCGACGCGTCCGTCTGGCAGTATTTCACCGCCCTTCCCGGGGTCCGCTCCGTCGGTGTCATGGGCGACCAGCGGACCTATTCCGATGCCGTCGCGATCCGCGCCGTGACGAGCGCGGACGGGATGACTGCCGACTGGGCGAGGATTCCCTACGAGGTTCTCGAACTGGTCAGCCGTCGGATCGTGAACGAGGTCGGAGGCGTCAACCGCGTGTTCTACGACATCACCTCGAAGCCGCCGGCAACGATCGAATACGAATGA
- the guaB gene encoding IMP dehydrogenase, which yields MIQTSEVRTGLTFDDILLIPQKSEVLPADVSLKTRLTNRIALNIPILSAAMDTVTEYEMAIAMAREGGLGFIHKNMSAKEQARQVDLVKRSESGMIIDPITLSPDKTTREAEAMLRNYKIGGLPVVDENGILLGIVTNRDLKYLKVDDTPVAEIMTKEKLVTAKVGTSLEEAKAILWKHRIEKLPIVDDRFRLMGLITSKDIDNVINYPNACKDEKGRLRVGAAVGVSGDVMARVDLLVAAGVDAITVDSAHGHSANVVGLVRKIRVAYPTLSLIAGNVVTAEGAQALVEAGVDCVKVGIGPGSICTTRVVAGVGVPQITAIQDVAAYCRPRGVPLIADGGIKFSGDIVKAIAAGADTVMLGSLLAGCRESPGEEVIYQGRRFKVYVGMGSLAAMRRGSSDRYFQEKVSEAKKLVPEGIEGRVAYKGDLADTIYQLCGGLRSGMGYCGTPSIASLQTDAKFIRITSAGLQESHPHDVEITQEAPNYSRQ from the coding sequence ATGATCCAGACATCCGAAGTACGCACCGGACTGACCTTCGACGACATCCTGCTGATCCCGCAGAAATCCGAAGTTCTTCCCGCCGACGTCTCGCTCAAGACCAGGCTGACGAACCGGATCGCGCTCAACATCCCGATCCTGTCGGCGGCGATGGATACCGTCACGGAATACGAGATGGCGATCGCGATGGCACGCGAGGGCGGGCTCGGGTTCATCCACAAGAACATGTCCGCCAAGGAGCAGGCCCGTCAGGTGGACCTCGTCAAACGATCGGAGTCCGGCATGATCATCGACCCCATCACCCTCTCCCCGGACAAGACGACGCGCGAGGCGGAAGCGATGCTCCGCAACTACAAGATCGGCGGCCTGCCCGTCGTCGACGAAAACGGGATTCTGCTCGGGATCGTCACGAACCGCGACCTCAAGTACCTCAAGGTCGACGACACGCCGGTCGCTGAAATCATGACCAAGGAGAAACTGGTGACGGCGAAGGTCGGAACCAGCCTCGAAGAGGCGAAGGCGATTCTCTGGAAGCATCGCATCGAGAAACTGCCGATCGTCGACGACCGCTTCCGTCTCATGGGCCTCATCACGTCGAAGGACATCGACAACGTCATCAACTATCCCAACGCCTGCAAGGACGAGAAGGGACGGCTCCGCGTCGGTGCCGCCGTCGGCGTGTCCGGCGACGTGATGGCGCGCGTCGACCTGCTCGTCGCCGCCGGGGTCGACGCGATCACCGTCGATTCCGCCCACGGACACTCGGCGAACGTCGTCGGGCTCGTCCGGAAGATCCGCGTGGCCTATCCCACGCTCTCCCTGATCGCCGGCAACGTCGTCACCGCCGAGGGCGCGCAGGCGCTCGTCGAGGCGGGCGTCGACTGCGTCAAGGTCGGCATCGGGCCCGGATCCATCTGCACGACGCGCGTCGTCGCCGGCGTCGGCGTTCCGCAGATCACCGCGATCCAGGATGTCGCCGCCTACTGCCGTCCGCGCGGCGTGCCGCTGATCGCCGACGGCGGAATCAAGTTTTCCGGCGACATCGTCAAGGCGATCGCGGCCGGCGCCGACACCGTCATGCTCGGATCGCTGCTCGCCGGATGCAGGGAATCTCCGGGCGAGGAAGTCATCTATCAGGGTCGCCGCTTCAAGGTCTACGTCGGGATGGGGTCGCTCGCAGCCATGCGTCGCGGTTCGTCCGACCGCTATTTCCAGGAAAAGGTATCGGAAGCCAAGAAACTCGTCCCGGAAGGCATCGAGGGACGCGTCGCCTACAAGGGCGATCTCGCCGACACGATCTACCAGTTGTGCGGCGGCTTGCGTTCCGGCATGGGCTATTGCGGCACGCCGTCGATCGCCAGTCTCCAGACGGATGCGAAATTCATCCGGATCACGAGCGCCGGCCTGCAGGAAAGCCACCCCCACGACGTCGAGATCACCCAGGAAGCGCCGAACTACTCGCGCCAGTGA